TCGTATCTGGGCGAAGCGCAGATCGCCCGCGAGATCATCAAGTTCGCCGAAAACGGCCTGCTCTATCGCGGCTCGAAGCCGGTCATGTGGTCGGTGGTGGAGAAGACCGCCTTGGCCGAGGCGGAGGTGGAGTATCACGACCACACGTCGGATACGGTGTGGGTGAAGTTTCCGGTGAAGTCTACCAAAGGGGGAAATACCCAGTGGGGATCTGCCGACTTGGCACGTGCTGAAAGTAATTTTCTTAAACTAAGGGGCGCCTCAGTCGTTATCTGGACGACCACGCCTTGGACGCTACCGGGAAACCGGGCGATCTCGTTCTCGTCAAAGATCGCTTACGGCCTCTATGAAATCACAGACGCTCCCGCAGACAATTGGGCTGAGGTCGGCGACAAGCTGATTTTGGCTGATAAATTGGCTCACGAGGTATTTAAGGCAGCGAGAATTGCCGAAAACGGCTTTCGGCGTATTAGCACTGTTTCGAGCGCTGAGTTGGAGAGTGCCCTTACCGCCCACCCCCTCGCTTCCCTCGGCTACGACTTCCCCGTTCCCTTGCTCGACGGCGACCACGTCACCGACGACGCCGGCACGGGCTTCGTCCACACCGCGCCGGGCCATGGCCGCGAGGACTTCGAGATCTGGACCCAGAACCGCCGGTGGCTGGAGGAGCGCGGCATCAATCCCGCCATCCCCTATACGGTGGATGAGGACAGCTTCTACACCGCCCAGGCCCCCGGCTTCGAAGGCAAGCGCGTCATCACCGAGAAGGGGGAGACGGGCGATGCCAACAAGGCCGTCATCGAGGCGCTCATCGCCGCCGGCAACCTGCTGGCGCGTGGCCGGCTGAAGCACCAGTATCCCCATTCCTGGCGCTCCAAGAAGCCGGTCATCTTCCGCAATACCCCCCAATGGTTCATCGCCATGGACCAGGACATCCGCGACGAGCACGGCCGCCCCGCGCCGCGCCCCGCCACCTTGCCGGGCAATGTGCCGGACACCCTGCGCGAGCGGGCGCTGGCCGGCATCAAGACCGTGCAATGGGTGCCGGAGGTGGGCGAGAACCGCATCACCGGCATGATCGCCAACCGGCCGGACTGGGTGGTCTCCCGCCAGCGCGCCTGGGGCGTGCCCATCGCCGTCTTCGTGAAGGAGAAGGGCGACGGGGCGGTGGAGATCCTGAAGGATGCCGCCGTCAATGCCCGCATCGTCGCCGCCTTCGAGGAAGAAGGCGCGGACGCCTGGTACAAGGAAGGCGCCCGGGAGCGTTTCCTGGCCGACCGTGCCGCCGAGGGCTGGGTGAAGGTGGACGACATCCTGGACGTGTGGTTCGATTCCGGATCGACCCACGCCTTCACTTTGGAAAAGCGCGCCGACCTCAAGGCCAACCGCGCGCCCAACGGCCCCGACCGGGTGATGTATCTGGAAGGCTCGGACCAGCATCGCGGCTGGTTCCATTCCTCGCTCCTGGAAAGCTGCGGCACCCGTGGCCGCCCGCCTTATGACGCCGTGCTCACCCACGGCTTCGTGCTGGACGAGGACGGGCGCAAGATGTCCAAGTCGCTGGGCAACGTGGTCTCCCCCCAGGAGGTCATCAAGGCGTCCGGCGCCGATATCCTGCGCCTGTGGGTCTGCGCCTCCGACTATTCGGACGATCTGCGCATCGGCCCGGAAATCCTGAAGACCACCGCCGACACCTATCGCAAGCTGCGCAACACCATCCGCTGGCTGCTGGGCTCGCTGCACCATTACCGGGCGGCGGAAAAGGTGGCGTTCGCCGACATGCCGGCCCTGGAGCGCCTCGTCCTCCATCGCCTGCAGGAGTTGGACGGCCAGGTGCGCGCCGCCTATGTGGCCTTCGACTATAAGAAGGTGCACGCGCTGCTCACCAACTTCATGACCACCGAGCTGTCGGCCTTCTATTTCGACGTGCGCAAGGACGCGCTCTATTGCGATCCCATCTCCTCGCTGACGCGCCGGGCCTGCCTGACCGTGCTGGAGGAGACCTTCAACCGGGTCGTCACCTGGCTCGCGCCCATCC
This genomic interval from Aquabacter sp. L1I39 contains the following:
- the ileS gene encoding isoleucine--tRNA ligase, with the protein product MTDKTADKTAEASAPDYSATLFLPQTEFPMRGGLPKKEPELLERWERLGLYRRLREEGHGRPRFVLHDGPPYANGNIHIGHALNKILKDVVTRSQQMLGHDSNYVPGWDCHGLPIEWKIEEENYRKKGKSKPDLTDSAAMIAFRQECRAYAEHWLSEQRTEFKRLGVEGDWTHPYTTMSYLGEAQIAREIIKFAENGLLYRGSKPVMWSVVEKTALAEAEVEYHDHTSDTVWVKFPVKSTKGGNTQWGSADLARAESNFLKLRGASVVIWTTTPWTLPGNRAISFSSKIAYGLYEITDAPADNWAEVGDKLILADKLAHEVFKAARIAENGFRRISTVSSAELESALTAHPLASLGYDFPVPLLDGDHVTDDAGTGFVHTAPGHGREDFEIWTQNRRWLEERGINPAIPYTVDEDSFYTAQAPGFEGKRVITEKGETGDANKAVIEALIAAGNLLARGRLKHQYPHSWRSKKPVIFRNTPQWFIAMDQDIRDEHGRPAPRPATLPGNVPDTLRERALAGIKTVQWVPEVGENRITGMIANRPDWVVSRQRAWGVPIAVFVKEKGDGAVEILKDAAVNARIVAAFEEEGADAWYKEGARERFLADRAAEGWVKVDDILDVWFDSGSTHAFTLEKRADLKANRAPNGPDRVMYLEGSDQHRGWFHSSLLESCGTRGRPPYDAVLTHGFVLDEDGRKMSKSLGNVVSPQEVIKASGADILRLWVCASDYSDDLRIGPEILKTTADTYRKLRNTIRWLLGSLHHYRAAEKVAFADMPALERLVLHRLQELDGQVRAAYVAFDYKKVHALLTNFMTTELSAFYFDVRKDALYCDPISSLTRRACLTVLEETFNRVVTWLAPILPFTCEEAYIARTGNEEGSVHLLTFPETPAEWRNEALAETWRKIRSVRRVVLGALEVERAAKRMGSSLEAAPRIHVSNPELAAALAGVDMAEVCITSGAQVLLDEGPADAFRLEDVPGVAVEPVPAVGTKCARSWKVSTEVGADPDYPDVTPRDAQALRELAAAQAAA